From a single Lolium rigidum isolate FL_2022 chromosome 7, APGP_CSIRO_Lrig_0.1, whole genome shotgun sequence genomic region:
- the LOC124669393 gene encoding E3 ubiquitin-protein ligase RMA1H1-like has product MEGGRMDQGCMAAITNNPIVSDTKPMKNISGEMPATATAGSGSFDCNICLDFAADPVVTLCGHLYCWPCIYEWLRPTVGSASTDNRTAARQQCPVCKAALSADSLVPLYGRGGSSKKSLDGKAIPRRPMVHRENVEHQHAQSAVDHRHHQNMVEPIPPLRPLRHAHHHHSGATEFDFVYPHSPMGRGLIHSTAGGVLGGMAEAVLPWAFRGQMPPSMYYTSPYSVADNTLGPRLRRQQMEVERSLHQIWFFLFVFVVLCLLLF; this is encoded by the coding sequence ATGGAAGGTGGGAGAATGGATCAGGGTTGCATGGCTGCTATCACCAACAATCCAATAGTGTCTGATACTAAGCCGATGAAGAACATTAGTGGGGAGATGCCTGCAACTGCAACTGCTGGAAGTGGTTCCTTTGACTGCAACATCTGCCTGGACTTCGCTGCAGATCCAGTTGTTACCCTCTGTGGCCATCTCTACTGCTGGCCTTGCATCTACGAGTGGCTGCGCCCAACGGTGGGATCAGCTTCCACTGACAACAGGACTGCGGCCAGGCAGCAGTGTCCTGTGTGCAAGGCGGCACTATCTGCCGACAGCCTTGTGCCACTATATGGCCGTGGCGGTAGCTCCAAGAAATCGCTGGATGGCAAGGCCATTCCACGACGGCCAATGGTGCACCGGGAGAATGTCGAGCACCAGCATGCACAAAGCGCCGTCGACCACCGGCACCATCAGAACATGGTGGAGCCCATCCCTCCACTCCGGCCATTGCGGCATGCGCACCACCACCATTCCGGTGCCACCGAATTCGACTTTGTCTACCCTCATTCGCCAATGGGGCGAGGCCTGATCCACTCGACGGCTGGAGGGGTGCTCGGAGGGATGGCAGAGGCGGTGCTTCCATGGGCATTCCGAGGCCAGATGCCACCGAGCATGTACTACACAAGTCCTTACTCTGTCGCAGATAATACCTTGGGTCCCCGGCTGAGGCGGCAGCAGATGGAGGTGGAGAGGTCTCTGCACCAGATCTGGTTCTTCCTCTTCGTGTTCGTGGTGTTGTGTCTGCTCTTGTTCTGA